The Manduca sexta isolate Smith_Timp_Sample1 chromosome 24, JHU_Msex_v1.0, whole genome shotgun sequence nucleotide sequence ttctAATCACTCACCAGCCACGGTCTGTTTCTTGATATCAGCATATTTTTCACCAGGACCCACTTCGTCAGGTATAGTCGCCGTGCATGTTAACTGAAGCCTGCCGTGCGCTGGAGCTCGGAGTTCTGCTATAGACACCCACAAGGATATTGGAGTTACTGGCGGGGGCCGAGGCTTTTCTTGCATCTGTCGTGAAGTGCAAATTGTTACGTAAAATGAAGTAAAAATCTCAAAGCCTTTGTTTACCtgaactttttattttgttacattttttctaGTTCCCAAAACGCAAGAGAAATTACTATTTACGATTAAAACAACACTAGTCACATCattgtataacatttaaaatatcactaTTATAAACATGATATAATGGTTTGGTAATAAAGAACATAAACAAATGAAACTATAATCATTAAATCAGCATCAAATTTAGTCACATAGCAGACCGtcaaattccaataaaaaaaaacaaacattaaatgcACAAAATGTTCACATTTACAAACAAACGAGCTCCTGTTGATTTCATTATGGATCATGTTCCCAAATAGAGTAAATAAAGACACGGCTCGCACAGAACCGATGGGATTAATTCACTGTCGAAGCAGGTCgacttttgaataaaattgtcttttttattgACGAGATCGTGTATTTTGTTTTCCGCATGCTCGAGCATTTATCCACTTCAATCTATTGTTATGGTTCattgaatttggaattcatGTTCTTAAAAGTGTTTTGCattcaatatttgtttagttatctTTTATACGAACATTTCAAAGACCGATGTGTTTTGTTCCGTAAAATTTAGGTTTATgtgttgaatttataatatagatagattagTAATTGATAACAATTCTATCATTCAACTCAAAGACAATGATTCCACGTGTCAATGTCGTATTGATAGCTTCAGTTTACTCTACATGTAGGTAAATACAATGAGCAAcgaggtatatattatataatacaatgcaTTATACAATGTTATACATCTTATAATGGTGCCATTATTAGCGAAAGTTGTGTGCGTCACaagaaataatttagtaataactGTACTATAGTTTGAGCTGTTacttcaaaaatataacaacCATATCGTAATTCTTTGGAACAAGTTAAATCAACCTTGGGTCGACCGGTGCTCTTTACATATTCAGAAAGTTTATgctatagtaatattttgaacCTGATTTGGATttaaatcttaaactatctgtttcttttctaaattatgtataGTAAAATCTTTAATTCATCATATAacaatatactttataataaaatatctggaaAGAATATCACCTTCGCCATTTCTTCCGTTTGGGACTCCTTCAATGTACACTTATGATGTTTGGTTAAGTTGACTGGTGGAGAGTAAGTGGTCTCGCTGATCAATGCCCAATATTTGGCAGTGTAGTTGAACTCGGGGGCAATGTATCGGTGCTGGTGTTTCCTATGACGGTAACCTCCTCCACCTTTGGTCCTTGTGGAGCTGGAGACGCGATAGGAGAAGTATTTTACTGAGTCCTCGGGAACCTGAGAGAAATTAATACAGTAAAGATCGAGGAATCTCTGGGACTGCTTTATCAATATCTGTCGCCGGTCAGCattgaactataaataaaattacactaaaTACCTAATGTAATACAGTACAGTGCTAAACaacagtttatttgttttaggtaTTATTGTTCCTGTATTTGTAAAACTTGCTATCAAAAGAGCgacgttattgttttattattgtgttgtgCATAAACCTTAAAACATTACCTTTTCATTGTCAATGTACCAAGTGAGCCGAGGAGCAGGAGCGGCCGGCGCACTTGTGCAGTTGGCTCGCAGCAGGCCGCCAACCACTACGTCTGGCTTGCCAAATGTTATGATCGGGGGGTGTTTCTGTGCGTCTGCGagaacataatttattgtacaagtGTTTGTTATTTGAGGTAAATGAACATATCGAGTCTTACTAACATTCATCCACTGTAAAATTATTGAACAAGATTATGGTATAACttacttttgctcgcgactccgtgtatataaaaaagtttttcaacgACAGGGAAATGtctctgtatatattttttagggaTAAACAGCCTTTCCAGACTATAGTCTATCATTCTATCTCATTAAAATTTGTTCAGGCGTTCTGGTGCGATTGAGTAACAAACATCTATCCAAACTTACGCATTTATGATAGtaataagataatttaaataagtttgagCGTGCAAAATACTATATCTTTATGAattcatttacataaaatataagtacacgCCGTTATCCGCAAAGGGATAGGtggtatagttttttttttacaatttcattaGGTTGCTCCGTGTCCGAATTGAACCATTGTTTGGATTTAACCAAGTATGGGTAAAAGTAACATATTAATGatgctattatattatagattatgggaatataaggttattttttaacCACCGTCCTAAGTTTagttataataacaaaacatttaaattgagCCACAAAACGtccatatctatttatttatgataatagtaggtctctcatatgtgagagtcggcCCGGGTAGGtatcatcgcaatgtctatttctgccaccaagcagcagtgtgtagtcactgttgtgttccgctttaaaggacattgtagccgctgtaactattgaacataataagccttaatatctcatgtctcaggatggcaagcgcagtggaatacaaaacaatactttataatttaaagtattggatgatatttaactttttatgtgcgctcgtatcacttaccatcaggtgaacggcaagctcgtctcgtcatccaaaggaatgaataaaaagtatatatttttaaggaacAAACACAGATACCCATATAGAATTGTCGACAAATGACtaagttgtttataaaaaaatacaaatgcgCCACTCACAACGTTGTCCAgagattatatattattagttttagaaATTAGCAATTCAGCTTactatttaagttttataaacatcatcaaaatctttaaaaacaCTTCGAATCTCTAAAATAACGTACATTTTCTCTAAAACCTTATGAAATAACTCCTACATTCGTAACAGAGCCATTTTGATGCCACAAAATGCCAAGCCTTATCTCTCTCAGTGCTTGTTACTAAATGGCTATCATTTCTGAAACGGTGGAAAATTGAACGATTTATATTCATGACTACTGCGGGTTTGTAGACGCCAAGATtcggtttagttttttttttttttgtgttaatcgAGCTATTATATTAGGAAtgcgaatttaattatttaaattctgcTACCGGATTACTTTAATTGGGATATGTCACAATGATTTATTCATGCGGATCAGATTAAGAacgtaaattattatgtttgccTAAAATGAATTCAAAGTTTATAAATGAGTATCATTTGCACGCGGTTGCAGTCGTGTGAGAATCGTTTTCAGcaataaaagtagttttatagAAATAGACTGCGTTACTTAAAAATGATGtagttttcattgttaaaacaacttttagattcgaatccgtctttttcactactattttatatattttaggtatCTAACTTAAGGTTATAACAGCTTCCCGAAGTTCCCGgtcttaacgaaaatataaaaaatgactaaacaataataaaattctatcgATAACCCGACCAACAAATCAAGGAACGTGACAACATCTCCAATTCTGAATTCACCTTTGCACGCAGTCCATAATCAGAAATTATGAGTTATCTTGTGAAATCTGACTTATTCATTGTAATATATCATTTTGTATTCAACTCGCGGAAATTTTGCTGTACGTAAATTACTTACAGACGACAGTCAGCCTATGAGGAAGGGAGGCTGCGGTGAAGATGGGAGTCTCCAGGGACACCTCACACCAATACAGTCCGGACGCTGATGGCTCCAGATTTTCTATGGTTATAGAGTTTTCCGTCGCTAGGGACATCTGATAGGAAATAAGTTAAGTGAATTAGTTGGTTTGTAGTTAGCATTATAGatactgaataaatattttaatggtgtAAAGAATTGTGGTCACAGTAATTGTTAAGTGCAATGTAGTGCAGAATTTGAaagttactgtttatggactgTCGGTGGTACAACAAGCGAGCGACTTGCCTGTATCATTAGTGTCACTCAACTTAAAATCTAAAAGTAAGTATATAGTTGGCGAAGTGTATATAATCGGTATACTTAATTTAGATGATGAGATCACAACTTTAAGATCTTTTTGAAACAGCCAAATacgaaaatcaaataaaaactaaaatacttaaGTTTCCAAATCTCATTATGAAGAATAAAaccagttttaaataaaaaatgtgaatttAACCAAAGGAAAATTAAGAAAGTTTTTGacatgttaaattaatataactcgGTGGAATTTATAACACGCGATGCAAAAAGATTTGTTTGTAAAAATCTGATTTCTCAGTAAGAAAGGTCGTCTCGGTTGGTAATAGTCGGTTAATCTTAACATATCTTCTGATTTTCGCCAAAATAACTAGTCATGCCAATTCCGCTTTCAATATTTTCAGACTAGAAAGACCGACTTATAGCAGAACTGATTCTTTTAATGACGAATGCGACAACTGTAGTGGCATTTACGATTCCTTTTCCTTGAAGTTCGCAAATTGTGCCAAAAGAAGAAAAAACTTAAGAACTCTTTACACGAGGAAATTTCGGCAAAGAGTCTCATCAAGACAAGTTAGGCGCTTCAGTTTTCCCCTATTGATCCTCAACTATGTGTTGTTATTGAAATTCGTAAGAAATAATATCTTGCTATAAAGTTGTGTCTCCGAAAATCTGCATAAATCTAGAAGTTTCTTTGCAGGATGCTAGTTACAAAATCGCTTACTATTTAATGTTCGTTTTTACGTcagtactaaaaaaattatgatatattttcttgtgttggaaatgtattttcttttaacaTGCATACACAATTACAGACATTGGGTAAGAGTAACGTATGAGAATAATTCGGTAATAGCCAATTACCATTGCTGTAGTAATATTATCAGTGAAAAACTCAGATAATTATgtcattaaatacattatatttatgtataaccATCCCACAGTTTTGatagaacatattttaattttaattcacatgaataatatttctaaaaccaatttcaagagaaaggatgtTCACGGTTTTgcttcatataatattaatacgttTTAGGAggaaataacgaaaaaatatttcttcgttGAGGTAACATGTTAAGTAGTTGTATGGGTTTACTGTTGTTTAGGAAGATAACATTCCCCTTGCTCGATTTCTAACGGATTAGATTAATAATTACTGCAACTCACGAAAACAATTCTTTAATGAACGTTGTGGCTGTTTTATAGTACAGTACGAACAGTATGTACATCTAAAGAAAAACTATGAAGGCTGATATGATAGATAATTTGGCagtttatagataatattttaaaattacgaagTTTTTCGTAACATATCTTATCGATACTTATAATTAATGCTTTCCAACGTAAAACAGTAATTCGTAatcattgaaacattttttccGTACTTACATTAATCCTCCCTCCTGGAATAGTATAGTTCGTGAACGGGGGTACTCTCTCCCTCACATACTGCAGTAGTTTGGCCTCGGATCTCAGGAACTCGACTTTGTACAGGAGCTGCGGCGGCACCTGGTGCAGGCACCGGAGGGTGGCCGACCCTCCGCGCGCCACCCAGCTCGGCGCTGCGAGTCTCACGTCGACGTCTGTCGCTTGAGCGCTTCCTACATCGCGGGTAatgagagaaaattaaaattttaaagcttgtattatttttatctacctTACTTAtgttaagaattataatttgcCGTCTGGCTTATTAGTTATAAGATTTTGCATTAACTCAAAATTTTATAGAGTGCACTGAAATAAAACTCATTTGCGGAGTAGTCGaaagttttattcaataattttgtggatcatttaattaaaatatccaaatttcgttttgtattTAAGGGACCAATAAAATGATACATAATAAACCTCGAAGATTTAAATAATGGTATAAAACTAGATAGGTAGAATCATCAAAGCAGATTATTCTATCACCAcattagattacaatttatactatcaagatatttacaaaatattttctatatattcaGGATTACATTTTCTGTAAACGTACTTTTTTACTTCGCTAGATAATATTAATGTGGTCAGCCGACATCAGAGATTGGCTCGGCTCCAAAAAGTTTCCCGCAAGAACCCTTGAAACGAG carries:
- the LOC115443063 gene encoding uncharacterized protein LOC115443063 encodes the protein MVHYWMMSWRLWIPLLFCALGQGSAQATDVDVRLAAPSWVARGGSATLRCLHQVPPQLLYKVEFLRSEAKLLQYVRERVPPFTNYTIPGGRINMSLATENSITIENLEPSASGLYWCEVSLETPIFTAASLPHRLTVVYAQKHPPIITFGKPDVVVGGLLRANCTSAPAAPAPRLTWYIDNEKVPEDSVKYFSYRVSSSTRTKGGGGYRHRKHQHRYIAPEFNYTAKYWALISETTYSPPVNLTKHHKCTLKESQTEEMAKMQEKPRPPPVTPISLWVSIAELRAPAHGRLQLTCTATIPDEVGPGEKYADIKKQTVAVAMNELNLKRPRSETSQANATAVSIQNYHPLWLLGYGILLHELQLQLL